One window of the Camelina sativa cultivar DH55 chromosome 1, Cs, whole genome shotgun sequence genome contains the following:
- the LOC104705423 gene encoding LOW QUALITY PROTEIN: agamous-like MADS-box protein AGL103 (The sequence of the model RefSeq protein was modified relative to this genomic sequence to represent the inferred CDS: deleted 1 base in 1 codon), with translation MRFPQIQQTVFKKPYSASSSARATSLIKRRETVFKKANELSILCGIDVCVIYYGPDGELKTWPKEREKVTALALRYGALSERKRRKGRVDLYEFLDKINNDDSKKKQNKQKKEKPVRRVAKVKYPVWDPRFDNYSAEQLSGLVQSLERNLTRIIQQRVRAVVEGQGQRKIQYLNMASQGPMMPSTMNQYFQQQPNQHVSMFLYNHGNGNVSQIPVSASALNQGQSLAPIPSELMIHPNQDVGNYSGSLGVQGTGINGCQNM, from the exons ATGAGGTTTCCCCAAATTCAACAAACCGTTTTCAAGAAACCTTATTCTGCTTCCTCTTCTGCGAGAGCTACCAGCTTAATCAAAAGACGAGAGACCGTCTTTAAGAAAGCTAACGAGCTTTCAATTCTGTGTGGTATCGATGTTTGTGTCATCTATTACGGACCAGATGGAGAGCTGAAAACATGGCCAAAAGAGAGGGAGAAGGTCACAGCCCTCGCTCTAAGATACGGCGCATTAAGTGAGAGGAAACGACGCAAAGGAAGGGTTGATCTTTACGAGTTTCTCGACAAGATCAATAACGATGATTCCAAGAAGAAGCAGAATAagcagaagaaggagaagccagTGAGACGTGTGGCGAAAGTCAAGTATCCAGTTTGGGACCCTAGGTTTGATAACTACTCTGCGGAGCAACTCTCGGGACTTGTTCAGTCCTTGGAACGTAACCTAACCAGAATC ATCCAACAAAGGGTTCGCGCTGTTGTTGAAGGTCAGGGACAGAGGAAGATACAGTACTTGAACATGGCTAGTCAAGGACCGATGATGCCTAGTACgatgaatcaatattttcaacaacaaccaaaccaGCATGTTTCCATGTTTCTGTATAACCATGGGAACGGGAATGTCTCGCAAATCCCAGTCTCTGCATCAGCTTTGAACCAAGGGCAATCTCTGGCTCCGATTCCGTCTGAACTGATGATTCACCCGAATCAGGATGTGGGAAACTACTCGGGGTCACTTGGGGTACAAGGAACTGGGATCAATGGGTGCCAAAACATG
- the LOC104783622 gene encoding UDP-glucuronate:xylan alpha-glucuronosyltransferase 1, producing MANSPAAAAATTATDGDSRRRLSASIEAICKRRFRRNSKGGGRSDMVKPFNIINFPTQDKNSSCCCCSKYQIVKLLLFIILSATLFSIIYSPEAYHHSLSHSSSRWIWRRQDPRYASDLDINWDDVTKTLDSVEEGRTIGVLNFDSSEIQRWREVSKRKKNEDEENIVLLNLDYADKNVTWDALYPEWIDEEQETEVPVCPNLPNIKVPTRRLDLIVVKLPCRKEGNWSRDVGRLHLQLAAASVAASAKGFFRGHVLFVSRCFPIPNLFRCKDLVSRRGDVWLYKTDLDILRDKLQLPVGSCELSLPLGIKERPSLGNPKREAYATILHSAHVYVCGAIAAAQSIRQSGSTRDLVILVDDNISGYHRSGLEAAGWQIRTIQRIRNPKAEKDAYNEWNYSKFRLWQLTDYDKIIFIDADLLILRNIDFLFSMPEISATGNNGTLFNSGVMVIEPCNCTFELLMEHINEIESYNGGDQGYLNEVFTWWHRIPKHMNFLKHFWVGDEDDVRRKKTELFGAEPPILYVLHYLGMKPWLCYRDYDCNFNSDIFVEFATDIAHRKWWMVHDAMPQELHQFCHLRSKQKAQLEYDRRQAEAANYTDGHWKLRVKDPRFKICIDKLCNWKSMLGHWGESNWTDYESFVPTPPAITSDRRSSSLPHHNL from the exons ATGGCAAATTCTCCCGCTGCTGCTGCAGCCACCACCGCTACCGACGGTGACTCCCGGCGCCGTCTCTCCGCTTCCAT AGAAGCAATATGCAAGAGGAGGTTCCGAAGAAATAGTAAAGGCGGTGGCAGATCGGATATGGTGAAACCgtttaatatcataaattttccGACACAAGACAAAAacagtagttgttgttgttgcagcaAGTATCAGATCGTGAAGCTTCTCTTGTTTATCATTCTCTCTGCTACTCTCTTCTCCATCATCTATTCTCCTGAAGCTTATCATCATTCTCTTTCCCACTCTTCTTCTCg aTGGATATGGAGAAGACAAGATCCACGTTACGCCTCGGATCTGGACATAAACTGGGACGATGTGACCAAAACCCTTGATAGCGTCGAAGAAGGCCGTACGATCGGTGTCTTGAACTTCGATTCGAGTGAGATCCAACGGTGGAGAGAAGTAtccaagagaaagaaaaatgaggatgaagaaaatattgtCTTATTGAATCTAGACTACGCAGACAAGAACGTGACTTGGGACGCACTCTATCCAGAGTGGATCGATGAGGAGCAAGAAACAGAGGTCCCTGTTTGTCCTAATCTCCCGAATATCAAAGTACCTACAAGAAGACTCGATCTGATCGTCGTGAAGCTTCCTTGTAGAAAAGAAGGGAATTGGTCGAGAGACGTCGGGAGATTGCATCTCCAGCTGGCGGCTGCATCAGTGGCAGCTTCGGCGAAAGGGTTTTTCAGGGGACACGTGTTGTTTGTCTCTAGATGTTTCCCGATTCCGAATCTGTTTCGGTGTAAGGATCTCGTGTCTCGGAGAGGCGATGTTTGGTTGTATAAAACTGATCTTGATATCTTGAGAGACAAGCTTCAGCTTCCTGTTGGTTCTTGTGAGCTCTCCCTTCCTCTCGGCATCaaag AGAGGCCAAGCTTAGGAAACCctaaaagagaagcttacgCGACAATTCTTCACTCCGCTCACGTTTACGTCTGTGGTGCAATCGCGGCAGCTCAGAGCATAAGACAGTCAGGTTCGACGAGAGACCTAGTTATCCTCGTCGATGACAACATCAGCGGTTATCACCGCAGTGGACTCGAAGCTGCAGGCTGGCAAATCCGGACGATACAGAGGATTCGAAACCCTAAAGCAGAGAAAGATGCTTACAACGAGTGGAACTACAGCAAGTTCCGGCTATGGCAGCTGACTGATTACGACAAAATCATTTTTATCGACGCGGATCTATTAATCTTGAGAAACATCGATTTCTTGTTCTCGATGCCTGAGATCTCAGCTACGGGAAACAATGGAACTCTGTTTAATTCAGGAGTTATGGTGATCGAGCCTTGCAACTGTACGTTTGAGCTTCTTATGGAGCATATAAACGAGATTGAGTCTTACAATGGTGGAGATCAAGGTTACTTAAACGAGGTATTCACATGGTGGCATCGGATTCCGAAACATATGAATTTCTTGAAGCATTTTTGggttggtgatgaagatgacgtGAGGCGTAAGAAAACAGAGCTTTTTGGAGCAGAGCCACCTATCTTATATGTTCTTCATTACCTTGGAATGAAGCCGTGGTTATGTTACCGTGACTACGACTGTAACTTCAACTCCGACATATTCGTTGAGTTTGCTACTGATATCGCTCACCGGAAATGGTGGATGGTCCACGACGCCATGCCACAG GAACTTCACCAATTCTGTCATTTGAGATCCAAGCAAAAGGCACAGCTGGAATATGATCGTCGGCAAGCCGAGGCTGCCAATTATACCGACGGTCACTGGAAGCTAAGAGTAAAGGATCCAAGATTCAAGATTTGCATTGATAAATTGTGTAATTGGAAAAGTATGTTGGGGCATTGGGGTGAATCAAATTGGACCGACTACGAGTCTTTTGTTCCCACCCCACCAGCCATCACCTCCGACCGGAGATCATCGTCACTTCCCCACCATAACTTGTGA